One region of Hoeflea sp. 108 genomic DNA includes:
- a CDS encoding DUF1489 family protein, giving the protein MSLNLIKLCVGCDSVEDLEEWIAFRLDERRRASEPVEQFHTTRMVPTRGEELTAGGSLYWVIKGSVQCRQRLLEIRPFTDSEGIGRCHLVLEPTVVRTEWQPRRAFQGWRYLKPADAPLDLGQGNAALAEMPPKLRLELAELGLL; this is encoded by the coding sequence ATGTCGCTCAATCTCATCAAGCTTTGCGTCGGCTGCGATAGCGTCGAGGACCTCGAGGAATGGATCGCCTTCCGCCTTGATGAGCGGCGTCGCGCCAGCGAGCCCGTGGAGCAATTCCACACGACCCGCATGGTGCCGACGCGCGGCGAAGAGCTGACTGCGGGCGGTTCGCTCTATTGGGTGATCAAGGGCTCCGTGCAATGTCGCCAACGGCTTCTTGAAATCAGGCCGTTCACCGATTCCGAAGGCATCGGCCGTTGCCATCTGGTCCTCGAGCCGACTGTGGTGCGTACCGAGTGGCAGCCGCGCCGCGCGTTCCAGGGCTGGCGCTACCTCAAGCCTGCCGATGCGCCGCTGGATCTGGGCCAGGGCAACGCGGCACTTGCCGAAATGCCGCCGAAGCTGCGTCTGGAGCTGGCGGAGCTCGGCCTGCTTTAG